In Vulpes lagopus strain Blue_001 chromosome 4, ASM1834538v1, whole genome shotgun sequence, the DNA window ataaaattaaatttccttactacttgcAGCCCATTGATAAACACCTGAGACAGGCCGAATATGACATTTCTCAAGAAACTCACAGCTGCCTTAATGTtaaatgctttgctagaggcaaaaagcaaccttaacttgacaatagccgcatctccaggatcctgtaagtctgtTTAACCTATGAAAATTTTCCTTTAGAAGCTTCCTTTACCTCTCCCCTcaactcaaaaatatataatcaatcaCTCCTCACAATCACAGTGCAGCTCTGTCCATGGGTCTtttccccatgctttaataaaaacttaTCTATTTGcaccaaaaacatctcaagaattttcTTGACCGTTCACTCTCCACATTACATACTGTGTACATGAGAAAGTGTTTTTTGTACTGTAATTGGGAGCAATGTCCCCAAAAGCTCAGATTGTTAGGGGAAAAGTAGCATTTGAGAATTCTAGAttatcctgtttttttaaatggtaataaaatgatagtataattattattatacatattatatatcatatatattatatactgggtataataaaatatactcatGTTAAACAGTTTCAGTTCTGCTATACTGCCTGCAGACAAACCAATTAATCTCTGGTTGTGTGAAAATCCATGGCTTTCCTGTTATGTATATGGAGGGAAGAAACTCCAGGAGTGGTTCAGTAGCTGAGAAAGGAAACCATGACCATTGAACCATCAGAAATTGAGCCATTTTCTAGGTCAAAATATGATACATCAGTAATTTTATATGGTTCAATTTAATATATACTGTCTGGGGAATGTGTGATGGATTTTGATAGTTAGCAGCAGAGCTTGAGCATGAATAGTGATTTCTCACTACAGTTTATAGACAGAACTGTACTGAGAAAGGCTCTTAGGACATAATTTATGagagatttttataatattaattagaGAAAATCAGGGTTAAGATATTTAACTGATCATCTCCTGCTATTAGGCATCAGGAGAGAATTTCCTAGACTGGCTCCCCATATACTTGGAAATATTATTAAATCCAATTAATGTTCCTCTTACCTCCATCTATTTAAATACATCTGTTGAAGGCTTAATATTTACCAAGCATGGTACTAAGTTTTGGAATccaccaaagaaaacaaagcttgTTCTAAAGGATATAGAGTCCTGCTAAAAGACTCAGTAATTATTTAATCCAGTTATTGTGCACCTGCCTTTTGTCATATCTGGGAAGATTGGGAGGACAGTAAATTTTAGTAGGAATAATCTGAAAAATTCAAATTTGAGATGAATTTGTTCAGGAATACTATAAAGTTGTACTATTTTCCAatgtataaagtaaaatgaagagCACTAGACAAGGGAACAAACGTGCTCCAGCATGATGCTGTGTCCATCTGGAAAAAGAGattcaattttctaatttttataaagatgtcCAATGGGTAAGTGAGGTCCACCAAAATGATAGAGAAGGTGGAAAGGCTCAAAACTGAAAACTGCAGCTCAAAAAATCAGTTTGAAAGCCAAAAACGGTGTATCGCCATCATTCTGGCTCCTGTCACATATGGAAAGTgctgaagagatttttttccttacttaATCAAGCTTTTATATCGTAATCACATTTGCAATTGTAGAtacaattcattttataaagatttatttaagagagagagagagcatgcatacgTGTTTGATTgcggggaggagcacagggagagagagtatctcaagcacacctgccactgagcaaggagcccagcactggggcttgatctcacaactgtgagatcatgacctgagccaaaatcaagttggatgcttaatcaactaagccacccaggcagcccacaTAGAAGTCATTCTAAATCAGAAGAGGCCTTAGAAAATTGTATTGACACAGAATTCTACAATCAAAGAATCAGTAATACAGAGACAGAGGTATTCCACTGAGGGTAGGCCAAGATTTGCTGCAGTAACAATCCTAACCCCAGACGATTAAAACAATGCAAGTTTCTTGCTCattctatatatttaacaaatggcTGTACTCACTAGTCTCAGGAAGCCAAGCTGATGGAGGCTCTATCCCTGCAGCATGAGGAAGGGAACTTGAACTGTACAATGTTTTTAAGCTTCTAGGAAGGAGTAACAGATCACTTCtgctcttattttcatttgtcaaagCAAAGGAGACAGAGTTCAATCCTGCCGTGCACACAGAACTGGCACGGTTGTGAAAAACCCTAATGACTACTCTACTAGATTAGGGAAAGACCAAAACAGCTCGTACACATATTCAAATAGGAGTTCAAGTCTGTCCCAACTCAACTATTATTTGaattatatgttaactagaaaATCTTCATTGTATTGTTAAATATATAGAAAGCGGCTACCTTCCTTCTAAACTGTAATATTTCAAAAgctaggaaaataaaatcattacttcataatggataattttttttaataaacgtTTTGACATAGCAGAGTATAAATCATGGAAACTAACAACTATGGTGCCAGCCATTCCCCTTGCTAGTGTATTTAGGAATGAATACATGACTCCTGTGCCCACTGAGTGGTGGATTTCTAAGCAATCTTTCTCCACTCTTAAAAAtaacttgagggatccctgggtggcgcaacggtttggcgcctgcctttggcccagggcgcgatcccggagacccgggatcgaatcccacatagggctcctggtgcatggagcctgtttaaaaaaaaaaaaaaaaaaaaaaaaaaaacttgaaactgCAACTCTTCTTGCTGGAAATTGTCAAATCTGTACAGGATGCCTGGAACTATGGCAGCCATCCCGTGACAAAGAGTGAACTTAGGAACAACAGGCTGAGTAACATTTAGGACCTTAAATCTACTGAGATCTATTTCAAGCATTAGATAAAACCATACATCTAATTCTTTAAGTACGTGCTTCTCAAAATGCTAGCCTGAAACAAGATCCATAGTTAGAATGTAAGTCAACACACACTTATTTTCATCAGTTTGTCTTAGATACACTGTCCACACTGCTTAGTCCATCTTGGACTGCTTAGTGTGGGTAGCAACATTGTTCAGTTACATTTTGGTGCAAACTCCTCTCATTTAGTCTACAAAATTGGATTActgcaaaatatatttagagaaacTAACTCagcaaggtttctttttttaagattttatttattcatgagacacaggcagggaagcaggctccatgcagggagcccgacgtgggactcgatcccatgtccccaggaccacaccctgggctgaaggtaaacccctgagccacctgggctgaccctCAGCAAGTTATTTGGGCGAAATTTATTACTATCTAGAAAACATTGAGAGATACACCGTTTTGATGTGTAGATTAGGCCGGGGCTTTGCTCTTTTCAAGTAGTTTTATCATTCCTGGCTTCCATTCAATAAATGTCCATTGACCACTCACTAAATTATACATGCAGGGCACATGAATAAGTAATGGTCTCCCTGGTCTCGGAAAGATCTTATGCTGGTATGAGATAGGGAAGGAAGTCAGTAATTACAGTACATGCTGAGGTCATTATAAAGCTGTTTACAAGGTATCGGGAGACCTTTGTGTAATATGTTTGGGCTAAAGGGGGGAATCAGCAGGAGAGCTTTACTGAAAATGTGGCACCTGTACAAAGACGCGGAGGTGGTAATAAAAATGGAGCTGTATGTTGAGGGGGGAGGCTGAAACTGTAGGGAAATGACTAAATACATGCTAAGAAGCTGGAATTTTACTGATGGTGACAGCTTACAATACGCATCCACACATTTTTGCACATGGTTAAGGTTGAAGTACCTGCTAGACAGCTGTTTAGAAGTGCAGCTGGAGTAACTGCAAACACCTGCCAGCAACTGCAGAACGGTTTTGGGATCAACTCGCAGTTCCAACCATGTCCACTTTATTTCCTCCACCTCACTTGTTTTTCATTAGTACTCTACAGCAGGAATCTAAAGAAATTTGCCTCGATTAGACCTACTTCCACTTTTAACCTTCACAACTAGATACTCTTGATAGAACAGGAACTCAGGCAGTCTCTTGACAATATGTGACCAAAGATTGGCTTGGAATCCAAGCAAACCTTACTCTTGAAACCATTAACTATTTTGTTCTGCCTCTGTAGCAAaatacggatttttttttttccttcagggtGGCCAAAGCTTAACTATGGAAGCAGTAGCGGTTTTCCTTCAAAACAAATCCTCGGTTCTAGTCCCCAGCCTAAATCCCTATTCAGGTATCCTGGAGTTGAGGAAGCATGTGTGTGAGGTACTTTATTTGCCCTAGCTCAATTTCATACAGGAATGTGTGGGTCTGTCCAGTGGGTTTTCCAAAAGAATCTGGATTTTTACAagaattttgtggtttttaaaactccaacattttaaatattacactGCGTTAAGTCACATGCTTATATGAAATTGGCATGGTTAAAATTTAATGTCAGCCTGACTGAGCCATGAGTCCAGATTATTTGGTCAAATTTTtgtgaagtgttttgtttttttttggagaaattaacatttaaactgAGTTTCTAAAGCTGATTCTTCTCCAAAATGTGAGTTAGCCTCATGCAATCAGCTGAAGACCTTAATAGAAACACcaaactcaaaaaacaaacaccaaactcCCTggaagatttgagagagagagagagagagagagaaaacgaatgaatgggggagtggggcagaggaagagggaaaagcaggctacctgctaagcagggagcccaacacagggctagatcaggaccctgagatcatgacctgagccaaaggcaaatgcttaactgactgagccatccacatgcCTATAAggactttaagattttattttaactctactcccaatgtggggctcaaacttaggaTCCCAAGATGGAGTAGCATACTctactgaggcactcaggtgcttCCAGAAGAGTAAATTCTTGTCAACAGACAGCTTTGGATTGGAATAGCAACTCTTCCTAGGTCTCCAGCCTTCAGCACTACCCGCATCCGATTTTGGACCTCTCACACCTCCATGATATACGTGAGCTAATTCCTTACAATAAATCTTCTATACATACTTGACTGGTTGTTTCTCTGGCCTCTACCTCTCAACATACTTATGGACTACGACCCAGGTTACTGAAGCCTTTTTATGTTGGGACAATCTGTGCTCCTCTCCCAGGACAGGCAAGGGAGATTTTCCCCCCCTCATTCATGTAAATCTCAAACACTGAGGAAAACAATTTAATGTATTAGATGTTTGCTAGATAGACCTTGCTGGTAAGTAACAGTAACATTTGATTTGTGatgtattttacattaaaaaaaataaatcttttagaactTGCCAGaaactaaaatgtttttatatagctTACCAAATCCCCAAACACTACAAGATAGGTTGTATTCCAATTTCCCTCAAGTAAAGAATGACAGCTAAATTTGTAACTTAACAGTAGAGATTTGAACCAAGAATTTGGAATCATTTTATGGTCTTTGAACTCATTTTTACCTTCCCAAAGGCAGAAAGCCTTAATGTTCCATAAACACAGATGACATCTGAttcagcaataataaaaaaaaacaatgatattCAAGTACAGGGAATAAGTTGGGCAGTCCTAAAGATTTAATTATATCCATATTTAAGTAACTATTGCAGGATTATTGGAGATCGTGATGATAGGCCCAGTCAAACCATAAAGTTTTTTAAGGTTCCGCCAAATGAGTAGTTTAACATTAGGGGTACACAGATAATCTCATGTTGTCAGGACTAATTTAGGCAGCGGTTTTGTTCTATGAAAGGATGTAGAACCACTCAGAGCAATTTTTCAAGAACCcaaagagactttcttccaactATTCTCGTTTTTAAATAATGGTTTAAAAAGTACAGCACCCCTATTCAACCAAAAAGTCTAGAGCTCAAATGGAGCACCAGTTTACAATCTCTGCTTTACGGCATTTTTCTAACATCAGTGTGGTATTCCAAAAGTAACTAAACGaggattaaacatttaaaaactgttttcctGCCCCAATACAAAGCCCTAGGAACTAAGTCACTACATTTTATTTAGCTAGTAGCATTTCACTATCAACATAAATTGATTTACTGATATAAATTACTAATCAGAGCCATCTTTTAGTCCATTTCTACTAAAATTCCAGAATAAACTTGGAATATTTCCATATGGTTTTACAAGCTATTACATTTCAAGTATTCTACTTTTTACTTAGTCTAAAAACAACTAGCATTGGTCAATAGGAAATTTTATCATGggaaaattttagttttagatCACAGGTCTGGAGAACTCTTGGGGCTTCAGTCTGTATACACTAGTGCTTTCCCTCATGACTAAATGTCACTCATGAAGAAAACCAATTTTACTGCTTATTTAGTAAAGGCAAATAAAAGTACACTTCTTTTTCAACTAAAAGATTACTATGTGACAACAAAGTTTGCCTTTTTAATAACATAGATTACCAACAAGGTCCTGACCTAGTAATCAAAAGTCAAAAACCTCAAatctaaaaacaagaaacaggCACAATCACACACATATTCTGACCAAACAAACTAATCCTgaatatttcccaaataaaaaagCACAATCATTACATTCCATGTTTCAGCGAAGAGGCATTAAAGATTCATGCCATAAGTTTATTTACAAACATGTTGAGTATGTTGAATTCAAGAGTTTGATCCATTTTTCAGAGACTGCACCtcttaaaatgttccttttcacatctgcaaataaaaatagtaagttattgacatttaaaatgtCTCATTCATTAAAAAGAGATCATTTAGTTCATCAACATATCGTCTATCAGTTTATGACTGGTACATCAGAAAGCGTTTACAGTATCATGACTTTATTCATACTGATTTGCTTCATCATATGCACCAAAATCTTTCCATTATGGGTCACCTGGATAAATCCTTTCCCTTATGAATTAAGACAAATAAAAGCCTTTTCTTACAGTATTTTTGGAATTAATTCATACCAGCCCACAGAGCCTCCCATGATGTTGCTTTGAGGAAAATTCTGATTACAATTAagctaaataaatcttttcttctcACACGAAGTATCTGCTAACCCCACACACAAGATTGGTTTGGGCATATACCGACACCGATTGCCCTGAAGATAATCTAACCAGGGAACGCCTGGTGGGCTCtcggcagttgagtgtctgccttcggcccagggcgtgatccgggtctggggacagagtcccacatctggctccctgcatggagcctgcttctccctctgcctgtgtctctgcctctctctgtgtctctcacgagtaaataaaatcttaagaaaaaaaaaaaaaggataatctaACCAGAACCCTACCTGGTTGGGAGCGTGAACTCTGGAACAAGACTAGGTAAAAATCCTGGTCCACGACCACCAGCTATGGGCTACTTAATACTTAACATCTTTGTGTCTTAGATTAGGTTAAGTCACCCATCTCACTCACAGGCTTGCTCCGTAACACCAAGAGATCGTTAATGTAAAATACGCCTGACAAACAATAGCAtccaataaaaattgtttttttaaacaaaggaatatttgtttttagcTTCATCAAAATGTCCCCAGCAATGCCACATCTACACTAACTTCAGGAATCAGCCTTGCACACTGTTTGTGTAactgtgggtggggggaggggaggaagaaagaaatagaagggaaagCAGGACTTTGGGAAGGTTAGGGATCCATGGATTACCTGTTTAGTGGATCAATTAAAACATCCTTATTTCTTAAGCAGTTGGTGTCTTACTATAAAAAAAGGTGCAGCAAATCCAGATCCAAAATACAATGTCATCATAAGTAGTAGCCTCCACTTGTTTTCCACTGAAAATGGCAAATTctgttggggaaaaaagagagagcaacaaaaatgaaatttcaaaccACCGGGTGAGTACACAGGAGATAGTAATTTCATTCTTACAGCCTCGGGTTACGGACGCCGTACACCATACCTCCTTTTAGGACATTATTACGTTTTACATATGATCTTAATCCCACCGAACACTAtgcggtaaaaaaaaaaaaaaaaaaaaaaaggctttactGAGCTCTAGGCAGGGCTCCAGGTCAGGCTAACACGGCGCCAAGTTTTCATTTTAGAAGATCGAAAAACTATTCTCCAGGGGAGCTGTTTTCTAAATGGAAGGCGGCGTCGTGGTTTACGATGTGAGCCATCAGCCACCTGCGGAGGGCACGCGGCAAGGGCAACTCATCGCGAGGTCCGCCTTTTCCACCGCCGAGCCCTACCACGCGCGCCCCTCCAACCGAATCTATCCCCACCTGAGCCGAGCCCAACCCCAACTAAAGAGGGGTAAGAGTTCTAATCAGGCTCGACCCACAACCACAGGCCTCACGTCCTCATGCGTCGCCAGCGACCTTCACTCCGATGACCTCCAGCTCAGCAGTAAGCCGCCAACACCTGCAGCCTTGGGCCCAGGGGCCCTGCAGGTCCTggaggccgcggggggggggggggctggggagcggAGAGGGGagcgcgggggtgggggagaacgGGGGGAACGCAGGGGAGCGGGGGGGAGCGCAGGGGAGCGGGGGGGAGCGCAGGGGCGCGCCGGGGCGAGGTGGCGGCCTACGGCTCCCGCTCCTGCCGGCCCCCTTCCCCCGCTCCACCGCCGCGCTCCCATTTCCGGCTTCCCAGGTCCCCTCCCCCAacgaggcggcggcggggggcccTACGCACTAACCTTCCCGGGGCCCTCCTCATAGTGGCTCCTACGGACCACAGAGGTCGTGAACCTCCGGATGCTCTGTCCCAACATAGCGCCGCTGAAGGTCCTGCGAGAGCCGCGGGCCCCGAGACGGCAGGAACGGCAACACCCCGCGCGCTCCCCTCCGCGACCTTGCTCCTCGGCGCGCCGGGGCCGAACGGGGAAGATGGGAAGCGGGGAGCGACCGCAGAGAAAGAGACCTGAGGGCGGTGTCCGAGGATTGTGGGAGTCGTAGTCCAGAGAGCGCACCGCCGCGTCGGCTCTGAAGGATTATGGGACATGTAGTCCGACGCGGGAGCCGGGTCCCCGAGGGACGAGCCCGGG includes these proteins:
- the LOC121489922 gene encoding cytochrome c oxidase subunit 7C, mitochondrial; its protein translation is MLGQSIRRFTTSVVRRSHYEEGPGKNLPFSVENKWRLLLMMTLYFGSGFAAPFFIVRHQLLKK